From the genome of Biomphalaria glabrata chromosome 1, xgBioGlab47.1, whole genome shotgun sequence, one region includes:
- the LOC106050717 gene encoding uncharacterized protein LOC106050717 — protein MVDCGSPRCAQERRSLRRDLQCWSKKLPVVLGLERIAADYVDKETAQKLLDPFPEWEKEIKQDFQPSQRCFHCEKKLPNIYKRIKRIIEDAKKGKENGGKICLRSLQDLMPFCLDFYTRGFGRELFSDLVKSHFLTIVPQVDVKEEPEPLESPPASTDLARLRIPHLASGRSYKKQESNRQNYTEEDIDLAVSDIRSGKLGTRRAAMIYGIPRSTLRSKMVKPERDSAAPEDYAEGLKDISDLELYQSAQPCPLAGLKMSDMGVFGMCESVMSFFPPMPFPVCLKHTVSDLVAEQRLSQIRRMHNLNGFTENHPRPAHSNQLRLPLLVNIVRKLVQQKMMEIKENFSRKSYETKSQQTPDSDIFNSFGPYLPAFSPFLNTGHNDENLTGPMYKHIMESIYSNMMNEDNPLPKPFGKVNESSRIGDTLKDIIAKTLSEKIKFRDGSSDESSLHSNPDTYKHFTAKQPERSSLGFTLDLHVAKKEGKVSNGGCSPPKRVKKDCIKSALHPPSSESNSSAGKKTRPKRGQYRKYNSQLLMDAVKAVQRGEMSVHRAGSYFGVPHSTLEYKVKERHLLRQKKSRDLLSPSNCKEEVMASVTSFPNNSNGSPLLDEDSHSMSKIIDGQMSPSVSSVAPTSKSVSPPASSPAPVSALGLPAVNKEAGMAWFQPYMATAPSQLDTVLGIHPNLTLNNSASELLIQLQHKVQAKCSAAFPADTAFDLPCNKDRVFDLSSTSSSASSDRITLYKQTI, from the exons GAttggaaagaatagcagcagaTTATGTTGATAAGGAAACTGCACAAAAACTTTTGGACCCATTTCCAG AATgggaaaaggaaataaaacaagattttcAACCCAGTCAAAGATGTTTTCACTGTGAGAAGAAGCTGCCAAATATTTAT AAACGTATTAAGAGAATCATTGAAGATGctaaaaagggaaaagaaaatgGTGGGAAAATTT GTTTGAGGTCTCTACAAGACTTGATGCCATTCTGTTTAGATTTTTATACTCGAGGATTTGGTCGAGAACTGTTTAGCGATCTGGTGAAATCTCATTTTTTAACGATTGTCCCACAAGTAGATGTAAAGGAAGAGCCAGAACCATTAGAATCCCCCCCAGCAAGCACTGACCTAGCTAGATTAAGAATACCTCATTTGGCATCAGGAAG GTCTTACAAGAAGCAGGAGAGCAACCGACAGAATTATACAGAAGAAGACATTGACCTTGCAGTATCTGATATTAGAAGTGGCAAGTTGGGCACTCGAAGGGCAGCCATGATTTATGGGATACCTCGTTCCACACTGAGAAGCAAGATGGTCAAGCCAGAACGAGACTCCGCTGCACCAGAGGATTACGCTGAGGGCCTCAAAGATATTAGTGATCTTGAACTCTACCAGTCAGCTCAACCTTGTCCCTTGGCGGGATTGAAGATGTCAGATATGGGCGTGTTTGGAATGTGCGAGTCTGTGATGTCATTTTTCCCACCGATGCCCTTCCCTGTTTGCCTGAAGCACACAGTTAGTGACCTTGTGGCTGAACAGCGTCTGAGCCAGATTAGACGAATGCACAACTTAAATGGGTTCACTGAGAACCATCCTCGGCCAGCTCACTCTAACCAACTCCGACTTCCACTCCTGGTCAACATCGTTCGTAAGCTAGTTCAGCAGAAGATGATGGAGATAAAGGAAAATTTCAGCAGAAAAAGTTACGAGACTAAATCTCAGCAGACGCCAGATTCAGATATCTTTAATTCTTTTGGTCCATACTTGCCAGCTTTTTCCCCATTTTTAAATACTGGTCACAATGATGAGAACCTAACTGGCCCTATGTACAAACACATCATGGAAAGTATCTACTCGAACATGATGAACGAGGACAATCCACTCCCTAAACCTTTTGGGAAGGTCAATGAAAGCAGCAGGATTGGCGACACGCTCAAAGACATTATTGCTAAAACTTTGTCCGAGAAAATCAAGTTCCGGGATGGGAGTTCCGATGAAAGCTCATTACACTCCAATCCTgacacatacaaacattttacagctAAGCAGCCAGAGCGTAGTTCACTAGGATTTACTTTAGATCTACATGTGGCTAAAAAAGAGGGCAAAGTTTCCAATGGGGGCTGCTCTCCACCCAAAAGAGTTAAAAAAGATTGTATTAAGTCAGCTCTCCATCCTCCCAGTTCCGAATCTAACTCTTCAGCTGGTAAGAAAACACGGCCGAAACGTGGACAGTATCGCAAATATAACTCGCAGCTTTTAATGGATGCTGTTAAAGCCGTTCAACGAGGAGAGATGAGCGTCCACAGAGCTGGCAGCTATTTTGGGGTGCCTCACTCCACGCTAGAGTACAAGGTCAAAGAACGGCATTTGTTGCGTCAGAAAAAGTCTCGAGATCTACTTTCTCCATCCAACTGCAAAGAGGAAGTGATGGCATCAGTGACCTCATTTCCTAATAATTCCAATGGTAGCCCATTGCTAGATGAAGATAGTCACAGCATGTCCAAAATAATAGATGGTCAAATGTCCCCTTCCGTGTCATCTGTTGCACCTACATCGAAGTCTGTGAGCCCACCAGCCTCCTCCCCTGCCCCTGTGAGTGCCTTAGGTCTACCTGCAGTCAACAAGGAAGCTGGCATGGCCTGGTTCCAGCCCTATATGGCTACTGCTCCCAGTCAACTGGACACAGTGCTAGGTATTCACCCGAATCTCACCCTCAACAACTCGGCCTCAGAGCTATTAATACAGCTGCAACATAAAGTTCAAGCAAAGTGCTCTGCGGCATTCCCAGCAGACACTGCTTTTGATTTGCCTTGTAATAAAGATCGTGTCTTTGATCTAAGCTCCACCAGCAGCAGCGCATCATCCGATCGAATCACTCTTTACAAACAAACTATCTGA